taaacaagttccttaaaaatcaggaaaatgacttcccttcATGTTAATTATCTTCTCCCCATCCCAACATCCCACTCCCGCCCCCAACCCACCTCAGTCCACCCCGCGCATTGTTTGCCTAGATCATATATAAATGCTCTTGGCACAATATTTTCTGCTTACCcaccaaacaccagaaaataagtaagaaaatcacATTTTTCTCCCAAGGAAAACATTCTAAGAAAACATTTACCTTTTTACCAAACACACTCTGAATTCCAATTACACGATATCCTTTCTTGATGTAACGTTGACCACGTATCTGATTATGTTAGAAACGAGAATTATAGATTTGGGTACGTCCTATTAGCTATTCTATTAATTTTAATCAGTATATAATTAGAATGGAAGTGGTCAAAGAATCAAAATACTACCTTGGTGCAAACAAAATATAACAATGAAATAGAATTATTGCCAAAAGCTAGCTGCCAAAGATGCTGAGATGGTCGATCCTTTCTTACCATAAAAGGAAATATTCCCATAGGATTTCTCCAAGATTTTCCCAAAATTGTGGatattcggaaaaaaaaaaaaacagttttccTTTGTGATGACTTTCTAAATTAGTTTCGCAATTCATCAGGTACCTTACAGTAAACGTGTCAACcggtccggtttaaccggttcaaaccggtaaccggaccgataaaaccggaaccggtagaaccggttaaccagttccggttaaccgtttatttcttaccggaaccggaccggttaaaccggtgaaattaaaaaaaaaaaaaaaaatatagccgTCGCTGCTGGGCTTATGGATCGTTGGCAAaagtccatttgcaaaaatggccgttgccaaacggccaTAAATTCattttttgccccccccccccccccccccaaaccctccaaacttttttttttaacactttaacccattccccaaccctatataaacccttcttcattttcattttaatccacaccaattcactcttctctttctctcaaatctcaatctctcaattatagttactttgcaataattagccactttaaatttctctcaaataaatattatagtcttattatagtttcaattattaattttacaattataatattattggtggagttggtgattttgcaacaatccgaagtagctttggtggatttgcaattctagccgccttcactttgttggaaattaattcggcaatttggtaccttcattccaactctatctttatttttcgcaatttaatttgttgcaatttattttcttgtgatttaaattaattctatttaataatggcaaagagatttagacgtggtgccggtagtagtagtggtattgttaggggtgggcttaatgaggaaacatttgtggaagaaacacctaatttaggtattgatgttggtggaaataatccacttttaggtcatgaggcaatgcaacaatattttaccgacacttttaatgaaattgataatgatgatgatgatgatgaaacacaaccccccgaaaatcccataggagatacatgtcctgcacaatcacatacacaagacaaaccgcctagaactcgtaagccaaccgcaaaaatttggaaatttatgactaagaatagagaaaaccaatcagctacatgtaccctatgtggacaagtatttagttttaagcaaggaactagtaaggatggtggaacgggtacactaaatggtcatatgagaagcaaacatatggatgtttggggagagcaaacgggttcaaatgtggggggtattcaaatgacgatagacccacgaactggtagaaattttaagtatgacaagaaaaaagagcgtgtagaaatagctaaaatggtagcttatgattgtttaccattttcctttccttcgggttttgGGTTtattacttacattcaacgttgttataatccgttatttgaggatattcctagaagtacttgtagagcgaatgttatagatttatataaaaaatataaattttatttgcgctatgtatttaattatttaaattgtaatgtttctcttactgctgatttgggtcttagtcttaacaagtttgattttttttgctattacatgtcattgggttaatgacaattgggttatgcaaaaaagaattatagcttttttatatgatgaaggaaaaggtcgtcacgatggaaaaattttagcggattcaatggctactataatgagattttttaatatttatagaaaaacactttgtattgctttagataatgtttctaataatacaaaggcaattggtcttttaaaaagagaaataaaccctccgctaagaaatatttttcatgtaagatgtagttgtcacattttaaatttaattgttaaagatggtcttgtgtgttttgacgattctattcaaaaagttagagatgcggttgcgtttcttttttgtaatgctaataggacaagacttagagattttaagaatgcttgtgtggaaaataaccttagacctaggaaaattcaagtagaaattgagactaggtggaactacacttacattatgctacaacaagcatatgagtataagattcccatacaacaagttcacaataaATTTAATattgatagtgatgattggttaaatttttcgcattgggaagatgttaaagaatgtgttgaacttttagaatttttttataatgcaactcttgttttttctagacaattctatcccacggtaaccgaaattttagcctacttagcggaaatagctagagttttacaagaatataaatataaacccggttatcaagcggctatttttgaaatgataatcaaatttaagaagtatttttttcccatcccaactttatttattttgggttctcttctaaatccttgtttaaaagtgtcttatactaaagcattagttggtcaaatttatacatttttagaaattgaaccgggagttcaaccatctttagctgaagccgaactagctattgatgacgagtttagaaaagtttttactcattattctaatttggaagaacgtgctacacccgttgctccacgccctactacttctcaaagtagcaaaaagggtttgtcgggtttgtcgcatttaaaagttttacattcacagccaacttcttcttgtaatgcaaactttgatgaatataacttttatttgatgcagccaaatgtggatatcaaggaactggatgaattggacgtcttagcatgatggaagaagtacaagacaagttatccgatactctcaagaatgactcgagatatccttacggttcaagtatcaaccgtggcttcggagagcgcatttagctaaggaagacagcaaattgaagaccatagacattcattattcggctttagcttgcaagtactagtgtgcattcgcgattggattagatcggagcgacgcaaccaaaactcagaagcggaggaaggcgaagaggaagaaattgaagatttgatagcaagtggaccggaccaaatggaagactttgaagatatttccatggccGAAtacgatatgggggaaattaattaaatgattcagaattggtgattttattattctactatttctttacaactcatgtattatttgcaagttaaaaaaaactacaacttgcaaataaatgttatccaagaatgaataaaatatatggctcattgagctttcttctatttacttgtgttcatatttttacttttattaagttaggaatatacctaaaatatactaagaatatacttataatatacatctacttaaattaaaaactacaaagctatatacttgaaaaataactaaaatatattaagaatatatattatagtatagcatataagtataacttaaacatatatatatactatatatatatatatatatatatatgtatactatatgtatactatatgtttaagtatagtatatgtatacttaaacatatactatatattataagtatattcttaatatattttagttatttttcaagtatatacacgtatatgctgtattgttgatttgctgttagcctgttagtcagtaaatatttaaactttacttataaacttatataacatatgtaaatatacctacaatatactaataaatactataatatatatatactatacgacaaaaaaaaaaaaaaaaagggttttggactgtttgaaccggaccggttccggttttggtTTTGTAACCGGTAAACTggaaccggtggccggttccgaTATTTTAActggaaaccggccggttccgtaaccggttaccggtccggtccggGTTGACCCGGTTAACGGGCTTACCTTGCAGGACCAAAGTGGTCGTCTGTCACCTGATTAATGCCTAACAATGCAGTTGTCATTAGCCATATAACTTATCGAGTGTATAATAAAGTTACCTTAGTTGCCAAAAAGTTGTCCTTTCTAAAGAACTTTTCAAAGGTCTCAGTGACTCTGACCAGTCGTATTAATTGAAAGAAAACTTGCTAATGGTAATAAACGAGACAAAAGTTTTTCACTTCTACAAAGATAATAATGGGGTGAATCACCACTCCAAGAATGGAAAAGAGAGAACAAGACATTTATATATTTTTGCTAAAAAGACAACACCAAGCAAGCAGTCAAATCAGAGAATATCATGTTTATCCTCTATCGCaaattatgttttattttttgttttctttgatTAATTCTTTGTCAGACATTTtcttaatattttaattaaagttaaaCTTGATATAGATTGTCAAGAAATCTAGTTATAACTGCAGGGAatcatcttatgattatgatgatTGAACAGTTGAAACAGACTTCTTAACTTTAGATAGTCTAAATAGCAATAATTCACCCTTAATTTATCACCCCTTTTCCTCTTGCCGTTTAACTAATATGTGGTTAAATTCGCCAAATGAATCTTGCTGAACTATGCAAGTTAGGCCATTTGTCATGATTCTAGTACTCAGCTTACTATTGTTTGTCAAGATTCAACATTTTGAACTCAAATGATGCAATGTTACTTTAATCTTAATTCTATAATTTTTATGAAAGTTCCCAATATTACAGTAATTATCTATGGACGTTGTTATAATTTACGAAAACTCAAGTTTCTCATTTCTAGATAATTTTTCTTCACTCAACATGTTACAATGTGATAACAAGTTGGTGTCAAAGTTGCAACAAAGTGACGTTTAAAGATGAAACAAATCCTTAAACTGTTAAACAAGCCACTGTAAATTCCAACGTTGACAAATTTAAAACTTCATTAGATTATTTTACAAATTACAGCGAGTTTCTTTTCGTATACAAAAGTCAAAGTAGACTAATTGGAAcagatttttctttctttatatatttatcaaaagaagaaaaaaacaacTTTTTCATTTTCTAATTGGATCCATTACGTGCTAGACTTTTGGACTTGAGAAAAGATCCACTTTTGGTAATCTCACGTAAAGGCTTATCAGTGAATCTGATGATATTATAGACCCAAGCACCTGCTATGGCACCAGCTGTTGGGCCTAAAATGTAAACCCATAAACCTCTGTAATGACTTGACACTATTGCTGGGCCCAAACTCCTTGCTGGGTTCATTGAAGCACCTGATATTGGCCTGTTCAATCCACCACATTATCCATACTTTATTATTAGAAAGAAGAacaataacatgacaagtaattCTCTTAACAAATTGATTTTTAATTGGTATGACTTTAAATTAACGGTGAGATAGAGAACCCTACTCTACTTCTATACGAGCtgcactgtttttttttttttatcactcgGTGTCTGATACTCACTTTGGGATTGGATTAATTCGAGAAGTCGAATGAAATCCATTCTACCAAAAGCGACTCTAGATCTCATTTATCATAAAATAAGGGAGTTGTCAAACTCTTTaaataccaaaaagaaaaaaagagttcTGTTTTTGGTCAAAAGtatatagaaaaagaaaaaaggaatttGCTTTTCTAAAACAAAAACCGTGTATTTTTTGTACACGAGGATGTACTCATGTACATGTTGTCACAGTCTAATAGGCAAATGGTCAAAGATTTGGACACCCTCTATCCAAATATTTTTGGGTCTTTTCCACACAATAAGGTCTTTGGTTatacaaataataaaaaataaaaataaaaagagaaagcaATACGCAAATTACGTAATTACCCGGCAAACATCACATTAAGCAACACGGTTGCCCCCACAGCAAGACCAGCAAGTTCCCCAATCTGCAATAATTAACCGCAACAAAAAGAAATTAAGCAATCATGGGATAATAATGATGTAGAAGAGTCCACGTACAACTAAATAAATCAGATTATTGAACTAAGTCACAATCTCCTTACTAGTTTAATCATGATTATTGACTACACTTTGCGTACAATGCCATTAGTGAATAACTTATTGTACATTAATAATTGCGAgaagaaaaattaaattaatgCATTCACAAGAAAAGTACGTACGTAGGAAACTAGCTGGATTAATTGGCTATTCAAGATCTTGTCCTTAACTGTTTTTATTAAGTTTAAATATTAGACGTTTAGAGTAATTAaaaaatgagatttaaaaagaggACTTACAGCTCTATTATCAGTAGCGACACCAGAAATGACaaacataagataaaatgtgaTTATAAATTCAAGAACAAGAGATTGAATGTCTGATCCAGAGGGTGAGGTTCCAACAAAGTGATCATGTTTCCCATTAAATATTAATCGTAGGGTCCCACTTGCCAAGGTTGATCCAATAACTTGAGCTGCCACGTAAGCTGGTACCTGTCATATTATATGAAATAAATGCTTATCAGTTATAGGTTAGAAAAAGACAGTGAAACCCTTTAATGTTCTCAACTAATCAAAACTAACAAGACCTGCAGTTTGGAAGTAATAAAACTTGGAAAGTTTTACAAGAAAAAAACTTGGAAATAGTCATATTGATCATTTTAAATCCGTGAGTCAATGTGTACGCGTAATGAGAAGAAATAAATTCAAATAGTATTGAGCTATATATATAGGCTCGTAAAGTCGTAATAAAAATACATGAAGAATAGTCGTTATCTAAGTCTACAGACAGTACCATAACCAATGGTTTATTATTGCACATGAGATACTTGAACTAAATTTTACAACGAGAATATACTTCAACTGTAAGTACCTTAATAAAGTACAAACCAACATTTTCTCATATGAAAACTAATTTTCTATTTACATTGCAAAATTGTGACTCGCAGCGGAGGCATGATTTTTCATAAGAGATTCATTATCTATTGTATACGTAAAAAGAATTGACATTATACACACATAGTATTTTCTGACAAAGGTTCCAGCTCAACCCCTGATTGTGACGAATCATTTAGGTATTTGTACTTTGTGAATTGTGATGTAGATATAAACATGGTATAGGCATTGTCACCCATATAAGTAGAAGTTTGAGAACATTATATTACTACCTCAAACTAACAAAatgattactccctccgtcccaatttgtttgaaggTTGATCAGTTTGGGGAGTCAACTAATTTTTTCTTCCAGTATTTTATGATGAAATTttcatatttgaaaattacataaaagatattataaatctgcataattaataattcacaatatatgaaaagAGTTGGAGAAAATCGCAGTGAAAGAATTAAAGAACTGTTGACTCTCCCAAACTTTCAAATAAATTGGACCAGAGAGAGTACTATATATGTTGTCAAACCCAATGAACTCAAATGTTGAAGATTCAATTTATAGGAAAAACAGAAGTGATGGAGAATGTAATAAAGGGGTACCTGTTTCCAAGGAAACCTTTTGTTAGATGCAAAGGCAATGGTAACAGCAGGGTTAAAATGAGCACCAGAAATGTGGCCAACAGAGTAAACCATAACCATCACCACCAGCCCCCACACTATAGATATACCGGGAAAAGTCACCATTCCTTTGTCTGCATTCACTGCCACTGACCCACACCCCGCAAATATCAAGAAATACGTCCCTAATGTCTCCGCTATTATCTGTTTAATGGGGAAAAAAAACAGCAATAATAAACTGGCCTGGTAATTTAATTTGATAGTGTATTCAGACGCGGTTATTTGAAGAAATTTATGTTCCTGCTAACATTAATAATGCATGTGTCCTCAATTACAAAGTAAGACGAAATTCAGCGGAATTTAGTTCTACCATGAGTTCAGTTCCGTAGAGCACTAGCTCATACACAATCAATCAGACAAAATAacacattgttttttttttatttttcaaacattTTTGAGGTTTTTATAGGCCTTGAAAGTCTTTTTCTTTGAAAAAACTGGAAGAATTCTATGGATTAAGGAAATTGTTGTCGACCCTTTATCATTCACTAGTTCTCAGCAACCTTTTATCCAAAAGAAGTTGTCAAAAGTACTATTGTTTTATTTTAGTTTACAAGAAATTAAGATAAACATAAAAAATCACCTTTTGGATGAAGGGAACAGTGATAAAGTTGCAGGTTGAGCTTGATGAAGAATCTTGATGATGTGATGCTGAATTAGCAGAAGTCTTGTTGTTGAAATCATCATCTCCAATATTCAAACTCACTGATATGTGGTTTCCATTAGCCCCTGCAGCTATCTGTTGATCACCCATAATTTGAACTTAGTTGAAGAAAAGAGGGGGTGATATATATGGACTTATAGTTTTATACCAATATAGGAAGAAGTGAACAAACAAAAATCTCACAACTTCTCCAATTTATAAATACAAATCCGGTTaaggagagagaaagaaaagagacCAAAAGGATgggaagagagagagtgagagagagaggGGAATGGAGCTTCTtatgttttttattttaattagttTCTTTTCGGAGAGATCAATGCTATTGACATAGAGCATGTTTGGATGGatttatgcctataagctgcaaattaaaaaaaataagttagggtagtctaactatttttttttggcttataagctgaaacagcttataagctgctttaggtaagctaagtcaaatgggcccaattgtttttttgagcttattttaagcacaaaatgactttaagctgatcagtcaaacactcaaaaaagctaaaaacaacttataagcaacttaaaagccaatccaaacgggctcataatttGATTTAAGAGATCCAGCTCATCTTTGTTATTTCCCCTCTCTCCCTCTTTTATATCCTCAGTCCTAGTTTATCTGGTCAATCTTTTTtaatctatttaaaaaaaaaaaaacattactcttccgtttcaatttacgtgatactttttcattttttgagaGCTAAgttgactaaactttgaagttaagttgaattagattaactcaatattttaagattaaaatttatatatttgaaaattaaatGAAAAATACTATAAGCTGTAACTTTTTTCaaatcaatttggtgaaaaaatatatcttaaaatgttggtcaaaataTTATACAGTTTGAACATCAGAAAGTGAAAAGTATCACATATTGGAATATATGaattatatttttatgtttaaacataatttaatttaattgtaGTTCTTGTATTTTACGCATAATTAGATACTTTACCAGTTATGATACAAATATTTATAACTTGTTTTAGTCTTTAAGATCAtatgttttaaaaatattattttaaaaaatttcatgCTCAATTATATATCACATAAAGTAGaataaaagaagtaatagtaaaTATGAAAGGATCACCTGCGAAACATGAAAAGCGACATGTCACAGCAGATAAAATTGCATTGAGAAGAGTCCCACATCGGGGATCAAAGAGATGGATGGTGTCTTTATATTGCTTGCCCAATTTGTgtttttaaattaaatattttttagttgagttaggttcaaaatttattttaaaaattcgGGCATATAATTTGATTTAATTTTTTAACAAGAGGCATGAACATTTATTATTATTAGGAAAGGCAGGAAATTATTGAAACTATGACGTATTTATTAAATCTGTTAAGATGGGCATTGAAGGCTGATCCAACAACCCACCGGTAATACAGAAAAGTTATGAATGCAATAgagaaacttttaattttcacAACCATTAACCAACTTGCCTATTATCCATATGGCAAATGGTAACTTATTTTTCGTCGTTTTCCATAACTCTGGAAAGATGAAAATCACTAGAAAGGATAGAAACAAACTTAACTATAGGTAATTAGTTATAGCGATAACCAATTCTTATCAAACTGGCATTTTTCACTTCGAGTACTTTCATTTCATTTGAATAAAACACTtgggattttttattttattttttactaaattaaaGGAAAATTTTCAAAATTGGCCTTGAAATATTCTACTTGTCATAAATTTGTCTCCCGTTCTTTGCTTCTCCCTCTATCGGTTGTCCAACTTGACTCATACATTTGCCGTGATGAAGCCACATAAGTGTACAAACAAAAGATCCATATTTCGACAACATAGCAAATCAAAACCATGTCGTCTATATTCCAAGATCACTTGGCATACTATGAATACCATAAAACAAATTAGTTAATACTCAGTTTTAAGTACTTTCATTCAGTAGTTTATTAATGCAGAATAAATATTAATGCTGAATATTCTTAGAATTTATCTGCATATGTTTGAACGTCGTTAGTACTGAATATTACGGTTAGGAATTGCCCTGAATTTTCTATCTTATTTGGATTCTACACCATAATTGTGTTTTACCCCAAAAAGGTTAACTTGGTGGAAAATATTTTCATAGTAGAAAAGGACTCCTCCATGTCTACCCTTTTTCTTGGAGGAGACGTTTCAAACATCTGTAAATAGAAGATCT
Above is a genomic segment from Lycium barbarum isolate Lr01 chromosome 12, ASM1917538v2, whole genome shotgun sequence containing:
- the LOC132623580 gene encoding aquaporin NIP1-1-like: MGDQQIAAGANGNHISVSLNIGDDDFNNKTSANSASHHQDSSSSSTCNFITVPFIQKIIAETLGTYFLIFAGCGSVAVNADKGMVTFPGISIVWGLVVMVMVYSVGHISGAHFNPAVTIAFASNKRFPWKQVPAYVAAQVIGSTLASGTLRLIFNGKHDHFVGTSPSGSDIQSLVLEFIITFYLMFVISGVATDNRAIGELAGLAVGATVLLNVMFAGPISGASMNPARSLGPAIVSSHYRGLWVYILGPTAGAIAGAWVYNIIRFTDKPLREITKSGSFLKSKSLARNGSN